The Dehalococcoidales bacterium DNA segment GAAAAATATACTAATTACCGGTGGTGGAGGATTTATCGGAGTGGCGATGGCAACCAGACTCTGTGAGGATAATCAGGTGGTTCTGTTTGACACCGATTTTGAGCACAATGCTTTTGCCTTTTCGGAACTGAAGAATAACGTATATGTCCAAAAATTTCAGGGGGACATACTGGACAAGGAAAGTATTGACTGCGCGACCAGAGAAGCTCAAATAGTGATACATATGGCCGCTAAAGTGGGCGTGCAGGAGGTCATCAGTGATTCCCTGAACACGCTGGAAGTTAACTATGGCGGCACATCAAATCTATTGAAATCGCTGGCAAACAACCAGAACTGTGAACGAGTGCTGGTATTTTCAACCAGTGAAGTCTTTGGAGTGCGCGCCTTCGGCATTGCCGAGAGCGGCGATTCCACCTTCGCTTCAGTTCAGGATATAAGGTGGTGCTACTGTGTTAGCAAGCTGGCAGCTGAGCAACTGGCATTCAGCTATTTCCGCCAGAAGGGTCTGCCCGCGGTGGTGATTCGCCCTTTCAATATTTTTGGCCCTGACAGAGTAGGAGACCATGTTGTGCTTCGTTTCATAATGAAAGCGCTAAGAAACGAGGACCTGGAGGTATATGGCGATGGCACACAGATAAGAGCCTGGTGCTATATCGACGACTTTTGCGACGGGGTACTACGCGCTATGGAAGTTCCTGAGGCTATCGGACAGGCATTCAACATTGGCAATCAGAACAACACTATCACCATCCAGGGGCTGGCAAGAGAAATCATTGAACTTTGCGGGAGCAAGTCCCGGATAGTTTTCAAAAGCCTGGACTTTACCGATATTGATCTGAGAGTGCCAAATACCTCTAAAGCCAGGAACATGCTCGGATTCGTCCCCAAGGTTGACCTGGGAGAAGGCTTAACCAGGACCATAAACTGGGTAAGCGAAAACATGGACAAAATAGATTCCCGCGTTGTCACTAAGAGGAAATACGTAGTATGAGTAAACCGTCAGATAACAGGTCAATTAACGGAGTCTCTTCCGACATCCTGAAGGCGATGTACGTAACCATGCTCAGGATACGATTATTCGAAGAAGGAATAATCCCCTTCCTGAATAACGAAATCAAATGTCCGGTACATCTCTATATCGGGCAGGAAGCAGTGGCCGCGGGTGTCTGTGCTAACCTGCAAAATAGTGACTATGTCTTTAGCACTCACCGGAGTCACGGCCATTATATTGCTAAGGGCGGAGACATAAATACGCTTATGGCTGAAATGTACGGCAAGGCGTCAGGATGCTCAAAGGGGAGAGGAGGATCGATGCATCTAGCTTCTCCAGAGATAGGGTTACCGGGGAGTCCCGCTATTGTTGCTGGCTCGATACCATTGGCCTGTGGCTCTGCCTTGACATCTGTGCTACGGAAGTCCGGTTCTATATCAGTTTGCTTCTTTGGTGACGGTGCT contains these protein-coding regions:
- a CDS encoding NAD-dependent epimerase/dehydratase family protein gives rise to the protein KNILITGGGGFIGVAMATRLCEDNQVVLFDTDFEHNAFAFSELKNNVYVQKFQGDILDKESIDCATREAQIVIHMAAKVGVQEVISDSLNTLEVNYGGTSNLLKSLANNQNCERVLVFSTSEVFGVRAFGIAESGDSTFASVQDIRWCYCVSKLAAEQLAFSYFRQKGLPAVVIRPFNIFGPDRVGDHVVLRFIMKALRNEDLEVYGDGTQIRAWCYIDDFCDGVLRAMEVPEAIGQAFNIGNQNNTITIQGLAREIIELCGSKSRIVFKSLDFTDIDLRVPNTSKARNMLGFVPKVDLGEGLTRTINWVSENMDKIDSRVVTKRKYVV